One Spiroplasma endosymbiont of Nebria brevicollis DNA window includes the following coding sequences:
- a CDS encoding ribonuclease H family protein, protein MANKFYAVKKGRRIGIYETWEECLEQISGFSGAQYKRFDNPTDAQGYIDDTKPSPSSHNQPSYNHHYEVIAYTDGSFNEELNQFSYGLVFINKGKKTTYCEKFNDENWVKLRNVAGEIMGAQKAMQLVLNNNVKSLLICHDYDGIRKWCTGEWKTTKPETKAYKVFYDKVAKDVKIYFKWIKGHSGNVLNDEADSLAWKAFNLPHVSEVIK, encoded by the coding sequence ATGGCAAATAAATTTTATGCAGTAAAAAAAGGTCGTAGAATTGGCATCTATGAAACATGAGAAGAATGCTTAGAACAAATAAGTGGTTTTTCAGGAGCACAATACAAACGCTTTGATAATCCAACTGATGCTCAAGGGTACATAGATGATACCAAACCATCCCCAAGTTCCCACAATCAACCAAGTTATAATCATCATTATGAAGTAATTGCTTATACTGATGGTAGTTTTAATGAAGAACTAAATCAATTTTCATATGGATTAGTTTTTATTAATAAAGGTAAAAAAACTACTTATTGTGAAAAATTTAATGATGAAAATTGAGTAAAATTAAGAAATGTTGCTGGTGAAATTATGGGTGCGCAAAAAGCTATGCAGTTAGTCTTAAATAATAATGTGAAATCACTGCTTATTTGTCATGATTATGATGGTATTAGAAAATGATGTACTGGTGAATGAAAAACCACAAAGCCAGAAACTAAAGCTTATAAAGTATTTTATGATAAAGTTGCTAAAGATGTAAAAATTTATTTTAAATGAATTAAAGGACATTCTGGTAATGTTTTAAATGACGAAGCAGATAGTTTAGCATGAAAAGCTTTTAATTTGCCTCATGTTTCAGAAGTTATTAAATAG
- the nrdE gene encoding class 1b ribonucleoside-diphosphate reductase subunit alpha, protein MHDDVIKVSNENIVKPIGEINLVYFSSPSNNTHRFIQKLEVLNSRIPYDLEEEIEVNKDYVLITPTYSGGGNIKDGAVPKQVIKFLNSKQNRNFCRGVIASGNTNFGETFAIAGPIISKKLNVPLLYQFELLGTQHNVNSIKDILINFWGKNKNANNKETTNTLDSETYITLNAQAKLFTKDQDNFQLDIAAAKSYMEHHIIPNSKKFKDVKERIEYLVKNQYYDEQIINKYTIEEIEQLTKYAYEFKHEFPSFMGALKFYNAYGLKSFDGKQYLEHYEERVVMNALFFGDGNVKKAQAIQKQMMLGRFQPATPTFLNAGKKQRGEYVSCYLLRVEDNMESIGRAVTSSLQLSKRGGGVALCLTNLREFGAPIKNIENQATGIIPVMKILEDSFSYANQLGQRQGAGAVYLNVHHPDIMLFLDTKRENADEKIRIKSLSLGIVITDITFELAKNNENMALFSPYDIQKVYGKPMTDIAITKEYYNMLNNPQIKKTFISARKLFQTIAELHFESGYPYLLFDDTVNNRNAHPGRIVMSNLCSEIVQVSSASEFNSDLSFKKIGDDICCNLGSVNIAKMMESGEEFSQTIYDAIYSLDYVSRNSDFASVPSIQQGNSKNHAVGLGAMNLHGFLATNHIFYNSKAAVDFTNIFFYVMAFHAFKASNKLAVDVGAFHGFKNSKFADGSYFDKYTKCEKEKWTPATKLIEELFTKYNIKIPSQADWQSLVSDIKKNGIANSHLMAIAPTGSISYLSSCSASLQPVVAPVEVRKEGKLGRVYVPAYKINFENKKYYMLGAYEVGPDAIIDIVAAAQQHIDQAISLTLFVDSSVTTRDLTKAYIKAFKQGCSSIYYVRVRQEVLQNSENYECDACVI, encoded by the coding sequence ATGCATGATGATGTTATAAAAGTTTCAAATGAAAACATAGTAAAACCAATCGGTGAAATTAATTTAGTTTATTTTTCATCACCTTCAAACAATACTCACAGATTTATTCAAAAATTAGAAGTACTAAATTCACGAATTCCTTATGACTTAGAGGAAGAAATTGAAGTTAATAAAGACTATGTTTTAATAACACCAACCTATAGCGGTGGTGGTAATATAAAAGATGGTGCTGTTCCCAAACAAGTAATTAAATTTTTAAATAGTAAACAAAATCGTAATTTTTGTCGTGGTGTCATTGCTTCTGGCAATACTAATTTTGGTGAAACATTTGCTATTGCTGGACCAATCATTTCTAAAAAGTTAAATGTTCCTTTACTTTATCAATTTGAATTACTAGGAACCCAACATAACGTTAATAGTATCAAAGATATCTTAATTAATTTTTGAGGGAAAAATAAAAATGCAAATAATAAAGAAACCACAAATACACTAGATTCTGAAACATATATTACTCTTAATGCCCAAGCAAAACTTTTTACTAAAGATCAAGATAATTTTCAACTTGATATTGCCGCTGCAAAATCATATATGGAACATCATATTATTCCTAACTCAAAAAAATTTAAAGATGTTAAAGAAAGAATTGAATATTTAGTTAAAAATCAATACTACGATGAACAAATAATTAATAAATATACGATTGAAGAAATTGAACAATTAACAAAATATGCTTATGAATTTAAACATGAATTTCCCAGTTTTATGGGTGCTTTGAAATTTTATAATGCTTATGGTTTAAAAAGTTTTGATGGGAAACAATATTTAGAACACTATGAAGAACGTGTTGTTATGAACGCATTATTTTTTGGTGATGGAAATGTTAAAAAGGCTCAAGCAATTCAAAAACAAATGATGTTAGGCAGATTTCAACCTGCCACACCAACATTTTTAAACGCTGGAAAAAAACAGCGTGGCGAATATGTCTCTTGCTATTTATTACGAGTTGAAGACAATATGGAATCAATTGGTCGTGCTGTTACAAGTTCTTTACAACTATCAAAACGTGGTGGTGGAGTTGCTTTATGTTTAACAAATTTAAGAGAATTTGGAGCACCTATTAAAAATATAGAGAATCAAGCAACAGGAATTATTCCAGTTATGAAAATTTTAGAAGATTCATTTTCCTACGCCAATCAATTAGGACAAAGACAAGGTGCAGGCGCTGTTTATCTAAATGTTCATCACCCTGATATTATGCTATTTTTAGATACCAAACGTGAAAATGCTGATGAAAAAATTAGAATTAAATCACTATCGCTAGGAATTGTAATTACTGATATTACTTTTGAATTAGCAAAAAATAATGAAAATATGGCACTTTTTAGTCCCTATGATATTCAAAAAGTTTATGGCAAACCAATGACTGATATTGCTATTACTAAAGAATATTACAATATGTTAAATAATCCGCAAATTAAAAAAACTTTTATTAGTGCCCGAAAATTATTTCAAACAATTGCTGAATTGCATTTTGAAAGTGGTTATCCTTATTTATTATTTGACGATACAGTAAATAATCGAAATGCCCACCCTGGAAGAATTGTTATGAGCAATTTATGTAGCGAAATTGTACAAGTAAGTTCTGCTAGTGAATTTAATTCTGATTTAAGCTTTAAAAAAATTGGGGATGATATTTGTTGTAATTTAGGAAGTGTTAATATTGCGAAAATGATGGAAAGTGGTGAAGAATTTTCACAAACAATATATGATGCCATTTATTCATTAGACTACGTTTCAAGAAATAGTGATTTTGCTAGTGTCCCTTCCATTCAACAAGGTAATAGTAAAAATCATGCCGTTGGATTAGGAGCTATGAATTTGCATGGTTTCTTAGCAACAAATCATATTTTTTATAATTCCAAAGCAGCAGTTGATTTTACAAATATATTTTTCTATGTAATGGCATTTCATGCTTTTAAAGCATCAAATAAACTAGCAGTAGATGTTGGTGCTTTTCATGGGTTTAAAAATTCAAAATTTGCTGATGGTTCATATTTTGATAAATATACTAAATGTGAGAAAGAAAAATGAACACCAGCAACAAAACTAATTGAAGAATTATTTACCAAATATAATATTAAAATTCCTTCACAAGCAGATTGACAATCTTTAGTGTCAGACATTAAAAAAAATGGAATTGCTAATTCACATTTGATGGCTATTGCTCCCACTGGTTCAATTAGTTACTTATCTTCTTGTTCTGCTAGTTTACAACCTGTTGTAGCACCAGTTGAAGTAAGAAAAGAAGGTAAATTAGGTAGAGTTTATGTCCCTGCTTATAAAATTAATTTTGAAAATAAAAAGTATTATATGTTAGGCGCTTATGAAGTTGGACCAGATGCCATTATTGATATCGTAGCAGCAGCACAACAACATATTGATCAAGCAATATCATTAACCTTATTTGTTGATTCTTCAGTTACAACTCGTGATTTAACTAAAGCCTATATTAAAGCTTTTAAACAAGGGTGTTCATCTATTTACTATGTTCGTGTGCGACAAGAAGTTTTACAAAACAGTGAAAATTATGAATGTGATGCTTGTGTTATATAA
- a CDS encoding rolling circle replication-associated protein, translating to MNILYNFYVKKIFYACYVKNVVLPIDVFNNKRNENGVKNVGNDSKLRHNNVRTKSKLIQKALHNFYNAKVLSFLTLTYQQNETDIRKAKHDISIFFKRLKRWWNDPKRAKYMGELKYFYVYEYQKRGAVHFHIVFNRKIPYSMIFQWWPYAQKSGIKLIVVKKGTNEFVVKYLSKYVTKVQENIKSLNQKDVGVQAYSFSRNCKNPIIVRGVKNLLLQDLVKACEKAKEFYLFKTKKSEQGVTYLIGGSYDYNVTDDYFRDFQQYVSLESLRFRYWLKNKFNRNEILDFLYKVFDKSKIEKVFLQKRVLH from the coding sequence ATGAATATTTTATATAATTTTTATGTTAAAAAGATTTTTTATGCTTGTTATGTTAAGAATGTTGTTTTGCCAATTGATGTTTTCAATAATAAACGTAATGAGAATGGTGTTAAGAATGTGGGTAATGATAGTAAGTTAAGACATAATAATGTTCGTACTAAGTCTAAATTAATTCAAAAAGCATTACATAATTTTTATAATGCTAAGGTTTTAAGTTTTTTAACTTTGACTTATCAGCAGAATGAAACTGATATTAGAAAAGCAAAACATGATATTTCTATATTCTTTAAACGTTTAAAGCGTTGATGAAATGACCCTAAGCGTGCTAAATATATGGGTGAATTGAAGTATTTTTATGTTTATGAGTATCAAAAGCGTGGAGCAGTACATTTTCATATAGTTTTTAATCGTAAAATACCTTATAGTATGATATTTCAGTGATGACCATATGCTCAAAAATCGGGTATTAAATTAATTGTTGTTAAAAAAGGTACTAATGAATTTGTTGTTAAGTATTTAAGTAAGTATGTAACAAAAGTGCAAGAGAATATTAAGTCTTTAAATCAAAAAGATGTTGGTGTTCAGGCGTATTCTTTTAGTCGTAATTGTAAAAATCCGATTATAGTTCGTGGTGTTAAAAATTTACTTTTACAAGATTTAGTTAAAGCGTGTGAAAAGGCAAAAGAGTTTTATTTGTTTAAAACTAAGAAAAGTGAACAAGGTGTTACTTATTTAATTGGTGGAAGTTATGATTATAATGTTACTGATGATTATTTTAGAGATTTTCAGCAATATGTAAGTTTAGAAAGTTTACGGTTTAGGTATTGATTGAAAAATAAATTTAATAGAAATGAAATTTTAGATTTTCTATATAAAGTTTTTGATAAAAGTAAAATTGAAAAAGTATTTTTGCAAAAAAGAGTTTTACATTAA
- the nrdF gene encoding class 1b ribonucleoside-diphosphate reductase subunit beta gives MTKGNKYYQKSLSPLAYAMNNFQGKMRSINWNVINDDKDLEVWTRITQNFWLPEKIPVSNDLTSWRTLNPEWQQLITRTFTGLTLLDTIQATIGDTAQIPNSLTDHEQVIYANFAFMVGVHARSYGTIFSTLCSSEQIEEAHEWVINTQSLQARARVLIPYYVGDDVLKSKVAAALMPGFLLYGGFYLPFYLSARGKLSNTSDIIRLILRDKVIHNYYSGYKYQRKVEKLSVEKQIAMKKFVFDLLFELIELEKTYLLELYEGFGLADDAIKFSLYNAGKFLQNLGYDSPFTEEETRIKPEIFTQLSARADENHDFFSGNGSSYVMGITEETTDEDWEF, from the coding sequence ATGACAAAAGGCAATAAATATTATCAAAAATCATTATCACCTTTAGCATATGCTATGAATAATTTTCAAGGAAAAATGCGTTCTATAAATTGAAATGTTATCAATGATGATAAAGATTTAGAAGTATGAACTAGAATTACACAAAACTTTTGATTACCAGAAAAAATTCCCGTATCAAATGATTTAACATCTTGAAGAACATTAAACCCAGAATGACAGCAACTCATCACACGAACTTTTACTGGTTTAACGTTATTAGATACTATTCAAGCAACAATTGGTGACACAGCCCAAATTCCTAACTCATTGACTGATCATGAACAAGTTATTTATGCTAATTTTGCTTTTATGGTTGGTGTTCATGCACGATCATATGGAACAATATTTTCAACTCTATGTTCAAGTGAACAAATTGAAGAGGCACATGAATGAGTTATTAATACACAAAGTTTACAAGCTCGTGCTCGTGTTTTAATCCCTTACTACGTTGGTGATGATGTTTTAAAATCAAAAGTAGCAGCAGCACTTATGCCTGGATTTTTATTATATGGTGGATTTTACTTACCATTTTATTTATCAGCACGTGGGAAATTATCAAATACCTCAGATATTATTAGATTAATTTTAAGAGATAAAGTTATTCATAATTATTATAGTGGCTACAAATATCAAAGAAAAGTTGAAAAATTATCAGTTGAAAAACAAATAGCAATGAAAAAATTCGTATTTGATTTGTTATTTGAATTAATAGAATTAGAAAAAACTTATTTACTAGAACTTTATGAAGGTTTTGGTTTAGCTGATGATGCTATTAAATTTAGTTTATATAATGCTGGTAAATTTTTACAAAATTTAGGTTATGATTCACCATTCACAGAAGAAGAAACTAGAATTAAACCAGAAATATTTACCCAATTATCAGCCAGAGCAGATGAAAATCATGACTTCTTCTCGGGAAATGGTTCATCTTATGTTATGGGGATAACAGAAGAAACAACCGATGAAGATTGAGAATTTTAA
- a CDS encoding HNH endonuclease — protein sequence MNISLPILIASHIKPFSQCSNNFEKADNNNGILINPLHDSLFGKGYISFDESGILILSERIKNENWVNDGWITNRFLEKKIRYSRCYNFNYSCNYKYSCLFYTNIWWNLWSSNWI from the coding sequence TTAAATATTTCTTTGCCAATATTAATAGCTAGTCATATTAAACCATTTTCGCAATGTTCAAATAATTTTGAAAAAGCTGATAACAATAATGGAATATTAATTAATCCTTTACATGATTCTTTATTTGGTAAAGGTTATATTTCTTTTGATGAGAGTGGTATATTAATTTTATCTGAAAGAATTAAAAATGAAAATTGAGTTAATGATGGATGAATTACAAATAGATTTTTAGAAAAAAAAATTAGGTATAGTAGGTGCTATAACTTTAACTACAGCTGCAACTACAAATATAGTTGCTTGTTCTACACAAACATTTGATGAAACTTATGATCCAGCAACTGAATATAA